Part of the Triticum urartu cultivar G1812 chromosome 2, Tu2.1, whole genome shotgun sequence genome, TCGTGCCGGATGTGTCTTCGCTGCCTGAGCTTCAGATTGGGGTTGTGCCCGATGTGTCCTTGTTGCCCGAGATTCAGGTTGGTTATGTCGATGGGGAAGCGTGCATGTATGGAGATCTCTCCCCTCGTGCTACATCCTGTCGGTTGCCGTTGCCTGCCGTGCCGATTGCTTCTGGGAGTGAAGTTGTTGTCGAGGTCGTGGCTCCGGTGCTGCAGATTATGCCTGAGCTCTAGAAGGTTTGTGGGGAGCCTGCTTCGCCTATTTTGATGGTGCTTCCTAAGGAGATGGGGCCGCTTGGAGGGAACTTGGTGATGTCGATTGCGACCTCTCCGCCGTTGTTGGAGCCCATTCAAACTCTCAACTTTGTGGACTGTGGAGGTTTGGATGCTACTATTGCTCTCTCACCTGAGGTTGTTGGCCAGGTGGCGTCTGCGGGTGATGAGGTAGGTGCTTTGGCACCTAATTCTGAGGTGACGAAGCCCATCCAGTCGCCCATCTTTGACCGCTTGCTCGCCTCCTTGGAGGTAGCTTCTCCTGGGTCTGGCAAGACAATTGCTTGCCTCCTAGCAGAGGAGGTTTCTACGGGCAAAATAAAGAAGGTGAAGAAGGCTTTCAGGACCATAGGCAAGAAGAGTGGTGTCATTGTTAAGGCGTCAGCGGGAGCTTAATGGAGGATACTCAGTCCCATTGTGCTCCATCTCCGTGGATTTGGTGGCGTTCGATGTATGCAACATTGGTTCTGTTGGAGGTTTCTTTGAGGCATAGAAGTGTGAGGGTTTATGGTTGTTACATGTTATGTGTATTTGTTAGGTTGATCATGGGGTTATGGAGTTTGCTTCTTAGCGAGTAGTCCGCATGTGGTCTATATGTATCGGTTTTCGCCCGGTTTTCCGTTAATTAACtgggcaattctcttcttcttaattaatcgatgatgcaaatcttttgcctccgtttcggAAAAAAAAGCTCTCCATGGAACCTTCTGCCCAGGTTTCACCGGTTTTGGGTAGGTTTGTGCAGTGTTTCCTTCTTCTTTTCTGGGTTTTCCTccattattattatttttactatttccacattcatttttttcttttagaAATAGATATTGAACATTCATACGAATACATGTTGTACATTTTCAAAAAAACGCACTGAATAATTTTTAAATAGAAagtaaacattttaaacataacTTGAACTGTTTTTTAATGTATTTGAAGCATGCACACATTAGTTCTGTGTAAAAGCATTTTTTAATTATATGAATATTTTTTGTTTGCTACGAACACTTTTATAAAATTGTGGGGAAAAAATTTacatttcacaaaaaaaaatgtACAGACAATTTTTTTACATTTTCATTATTTGAAGTACCATgaacaaaaaatttaccatgttAATATTTTGGAAATATCAAAAACACTTTTCTGAATGGTAGGAACATTTTTAAAAATGAGCGAATATTTTTCTAAATTTGATGAATATTTTTAATATGTGGTGAACATTTCTAAAAATTAAAGTAAAGTAACTTTGGAAATATAAAAAGGTAAAGAAAAACCTAAAGGGATAAAATGGACGTAGCACTGTTGAACCGGCCCTACATGCTCTCCTGGAAGCGGGGTGAGCATCTACGCAGTATGAAGGAAAAATATGTGATCGATTTGGAGACAACAATGAAGAATATGAAGCTTAAGGGTGTGTTCTGATCTCCTCCAGTTTCTAACTCTACCACCTTCAAAATAGATTTTGACCCGAACACTTTTACTGCAAGAAGCTAACTTCTCAAAGCTGAGCCAAATCGCACTTCAAAAACTTGGAGCTCGGTCGGCCTAGCTCCACCCATTGTAAAATCAGAAGTTCGCCCTATTTACAATGAGTTGCCACCGCCAAATATAACTATTCGCTGCTCCCTCTTTGAAATATCGCTACATGAGCGATCCCCAACGAATCGCCAACCCTCTCCCCTCTCGAATAGATGCACTTGGCCTGAATTGGGCTGCCTCCAGCCGCCCCAATATGTGCCAAACAGGGCGAAGCCCTCTCAGCTGGCCTGTAGTGCGACAAGAAGCTGTCTATCGAAGCAGAGCGATTTTGGATCACTAGCTGAAGTTAGAAGCCATAAAGGAAGCTGGACTTATGAAGTTTTGTGAAGTTAAAGGAGTTCAGAACACACCTTAAAAATAGGGAGCTTGATGATGTGTTCGCAGGTGAGGAGGTGTTCTCGAAGTTGTCAAAAGCGGCAAGGTGCCTTATGTATTTACTTACATATAAAAATATGAAATTTATTAATAAACAGATCACAATCATGTGCACGCGTCAAATATTTTGAAGTATTGACACTTGAAATTTATGTTGGAAACTCCAAATTCCTAATTTCAGTCGAACCTAGGGCCCAGAAGGCACAGTCCTGCACTTTTCACCCAATCTAGCAAGAGGTATAAAGTAACTTTTCAAAAGCTGAAAAAATAGTACATTTAGGTTATAGCATAAGAATGTAACTAAAGTGTTGATCCAAAAATGTTATTATTAGGTATAAGCAATTCTCCGCGTGTTAGCAAAATCAGCATGGTTGTCTgcttgttttttttttttttgaaagccGACCAAGCTTGCCGCCTGGTAAGTCAGCACATATCCATTTTTCACACACCATTATAATTTGTACCAAAAATCATAATATTAGTTTTGTTTCGCATGAAAAATACATTATTTTTGAAATATCCAGTCTTTTCATGTATTCTCTTCGTTCGAAAATACTTGTTCGAAGAATGAATATATCTAGAtatattttagttttagatacatttATTTGTATCCATTTCCATGACACTTATTTCCGGATGGAGAAGTACAAGATGCAAAATCGCATAGTGTGGTGGTGATACCTTCTCTCGAAATAAATGAATGAAATTTACTCCTCCCATCCCATGAGAAAAAGAAGCACCTTTTGTGAGAGCCTCATCTGCCTCCTCGCGTCTCTCTCCATCCAGCCGCCGCCGGCGAGAGAGACCACCGAATTCAGACTCACCATCACAGATCCAACGCATTCACCATCCTATCAACCACCGAATCCAAGCCGGGACCATGGAGTCGCCGCCGCCCAAGCGCAACttcggcgacggcggcgaggacGGAATCAGCGCGCTCCCCGACCACCTCCTCCTCGACATCCTCGAGCGCCTCGACCTGCGCGAGGCGGTCCGCGCCGGCGCGCTCTCCACGCGGTGGCGGCACCTCCCCGGCCACCTCTCGCGCGTGCACCTCGACGTCGCTCACTTCCGCGGCGCCACGCCGCTCGAGGTCATGGACGCGTTCACGGGCGCGGCGCGGGCCTTGCTGACTCGGGTGCCTCCCGCCGAGGGTGGTCCCCTCAAGGTGCTCGTCCTGAGCTTCTACACGTCTTCCCCTCACCTGAGCTCCATAGGCCGCCTCATCGAGGACATTGTGAGCTTGGGCCACACCCAATGCCTTGAGTTTTGCATATCCCCGCCGGGCACTAACCCGCTGGGCAGCAACATTGAGATTGGGCAGGAGTTCATGGCCTTCTCCCGCGCCTACCCAGTTGCCTTCTCGTGGCTCACGACGCTTACGCTCGAATATCATGCTTTTGGAAATTCCGACATCACTGACCTCATTAGCACTTGCGGTAGGCTCAGGCACCTCAGCTTGAGATTCTGCAGACTGCTTGATCTGCACTCCACGCTCAGGATCGATGTGCCGTGCTCTGAGCTCCAGGAGCTTGAGTTCATCGGCCTTTTGTGCACACGGATCGAGCTCGTCTCTGTCCCCAAGCTTAGACAAGTGGAGTGCAAATGTTGGCTCTTCAATAACCCTCCAGTGCGCTTTGGCTACGTTCCTGAGCTTCGCGGTTTAGTACTCGCTTCTAAAGCCAAGGCATGGCAAGAGCCATTCGCGCTCAGCGAATGCCTGTCAACGAGTGCTGGTGCCAGGAACCTGTCAACACTGACTCTCTGTTTTGGGTACCAAATGGTAAACTTAAATATAAATCTTCTGCATCTTCATACCATGTGTTCTTCTCTACCAGTTTCAGTTGTGCATGTGATGTTCTTGCTGCAGATTTGGGTTCAGCCAGAACCTCCGAAGCAGCGCATTGCTATATTCAGAAACCTGACCTCTGTGCGTCTTTTCGGTATCTTCTGTGAGTGTGATCTGAGCTGGACTCTGTTTATCCTTGAAGCTGCACCTGCCCTACATGATTTGGCAGTAAGGGTTACTTAACCTTCTTTCTAATTTAGTCCACATCTTAGCATGTACTTCACTCATTCTACATTTTTATCATGATATGTTTTTCGGATATTCAGCATTTAAAACGTACCAACAAGTTAATCTAATTTCCAAACACTCACCAACTTATCACAAATACTATAAGTAGTGCATACAAGCCGCATTGTAATTTTGCAGCGAGACAATGTTCATGCAAGGCAAAAAAAAAGTTGGATCGTGTCTCATGTTAGAGTAATCGTCTTATATTTCATATTACGAAGAATCTTGGTTAAAAGAAATAAGAGGATAATATGGTTGTAATTACAATGGAACCCCAGAAGCATATTCATGTGCCATACTTACAATTTAATTCATGCAAATTCCTTGAAAAGTGTATAGGggtgtcaaaaacgctcttatattatgtgacggagggagtatttaatTACAACTGTTGTCACCTTGTCCTTATGGGTTGGTGGCAGTTTAATTAACATGTGTTATTTACTTTCTATATCATTGCTTGAAGTTGTCTCGACATTCATGTGTCAAGACGCCCGAGAACAGTGCCGAGAAGACCAACGTGGTGTGGGAGCCATCCAAGGATTTGAAGCACCTGAACTTGAAGGTGCTGCAGATCTTCGGGTGCGAGGATGAAGACAAGGTGACAAACTATATAAGGCTTGTCATGGAACGAGCTGTGGGGCTTTTGATAATTCGGTTGTATGGTGAAAACCCATGCACATACTGCGATGCCAGCAACCTTGAAAGATCCAAGGCACAAAAGGCTGGCAGGCATCGGATTAAGGAGCAACTCACACATGGATCATCCTCATCTGTGGAGATAATTATCTGTTGACGGATATGGTCAGGGAATGCTAGTAGTCTCGTAATGCTCTCAGGCTTGCAGCAGCTTGAGCAATGACTGTAAGAGGCGCAGCCAGTTGTAATTCTAATTTTAGTTATTGGTAACCTGAGGATACTTGCTCGGTGTGGACCTCGCAATTCTAATTTCTGGTTATTGGTGGCCTGGGAACACTTGATCGCACTGTGGCTAACTTAAAATGTGTGTACTTGAATCTGGATGCATGTTTTTCTCTTTCAGTTTACCAAGTAATTCCGTACCTACTATATGTTGTTTTTTTACATGCCTTATTTTTGGGAACTTTGCTTCCTGAAGTTATAAATACCTTTGCGGATATGCTGTTTTGTACTTGGCGGACTGATCAATCAAAACCAGATGATTCCAACACCAAGGTCCACTTTTTACCAATTTCTAAGAAGGAAGCTTCAGAACAAGCAAATACTTTGAAACTGATTTGGTTGGGGTGCGCCGGCCTAGGCGGTAGTGCATAGGCGACACATGAGAGGCCTAATAGCAAGCTAGTGTGGTGACCCCTCCCTCATAAAAAATAAATTTAATATTGTTGTGGGCAtgtagagcagcagctgaattgccgtttcatgaagtatcccttcttgcccttgcccttcttgaaactagtggtttcaccaaccattaACAATCGATGCTCCTTGATTTCTATTTTTGTGGTGTCAAATATCGcaaatatctcaaggatcatcatatatgtccctgatatattatagttcatcacgaagctctagcagcttggtggtaatgacttcggagaaacatcactatctcatctgaaagatcaactcccacttgattcaaatgattgttgtatttagacaatctgagcacaagctcaataattgagcttttctcccttagtttgtaggttaagaaaatcatcggaggtcttatacctcttgacgtgggcacgagcctgaaatcccaatttcagccctcgaaacatctcatatgtttcgcgacgtttcaagacgtcttcggtgcctcaactctaaaccgtttaactgaactatcacgtagttatcaaatgcgtatgtcagatgttcgcaacatccacagacgacgttcgaggttcagcacactgagcggtgcattaaggacataagccttttaagaagcaatgaggacaatcctcagtttacggacctagtccgcataattgctactatcaactttcaactaaattttctccaggaacataactaaacagtagaactgaagcgcgagctacgacataatttgcaaagatcttttgactatgttcaggataattaagttcatcttatgaactcccactcagatagatatccctctagtcatctaagtgattacatgatccgagtcaactaggtcgtgtccgatcatcacgtgagacgaactggtcaacatcggtgaacattttcatgttgatcgtatcttctatacgactcatgctcgacctttcggtcttctgtgttccgaggccatgtctgtacatgctaggctcgtcaagtcaacctaagtgtttgtatgtgttccgaggccatgtctgtacatgctagactcgtcaacacccgttgtattcgaacgtaagaatctatcacacccgatcatcacgtggtgcttcgaaacgacgaactttcgcaacggtgcacagttagggagaacactttcttgaaatttttaaagagggatcatcttatttactaccgtcgttctaagcaaataagatgtataaacatgataaacatcacatgcaatcaaatggtgacatgatatggccaatatcatattgctccttttgatctccatcttcggggctccatgatcatcatcgtcaccggcatgacaccatgatctccatcatcatgatcttcatcatcgtgtcttcatgaagttgtctcgccaactattacttctactactacagctaacggttagcaataaagtaaagtaattacatgacgtttatgttgacacgcaggtcataaataaataaagacaactcctatggctcctgccggttgtcatattcatcgacatgcaagtcgtgattcctattacaagaacatgatcaatctcatacatcacatatcat contains:
- the LOC125538756 gene encoding uncharacterized protein LOC125538756 isoform X2, with the protein product MESPPPKRNFGDGGEDGISALPDHLLLDILERLDLREAVRAGALSTRWRHLPGHLSRVHLDVAHFRGATPLEVMDAFTGAARALLTRVPPAEGGPLKVLVLSFYTSSPHLSSIGRLIEDIVSLGHTQCLEFCISPPGTNPLGSNIEIGQEFMAFSRAYPVAFSWLTTLTLEYHAFGNSDITDLISTCGRLRHLSLRFCRLLDLHSTLRIDVPCSELQELEFIGLLCTRIELVSVPKLRQVECKCWLFNNPPVRFGYVPELRGLVLASKAKAWQEPFALSECLSTSAGARNLSTLTLCFGYQMIWVQPEPPKQRIAIFRNLTSVRLFGIFCECDLSWTLFILEAAPALHDLALSRHSCVKTPENSAEKTNVVWEPSKDLKHLNLKVLQIFGCEDEDKVTNYIRLVMERAVGLLIIRLYGENPCTYCDASNLERSKAQKAGRHRIKEQLTHGSSSSVEIIIC
- the LOC125538756 gene encoding uncharacterized protein LOC125538756 isoform X1 is translated as MESPPPKRNFGDGGEDGISALPDHLLLDILERLDLREAVRAGALSTRWRHLPGHLSRVHLDVAHFRGATPLEVMDAFTGAARALLTRVPPAEGGPLKVLVLSFYTSSPHLSSIGRLIEDIVSLGHTQCLEFCISPPGTNPLGSNIEIGQEFMAFSRAYPVAFSWLTTLTLEYHAFGNSDITDLISTCGRLRHLSLRFCRLLDLHSTLRIDVPCSELQELEFIGLLCTRIELVSVPKLRQVECKCWLFNNPPVRFGYVPELRGLVLASKAKAWQEPFALSECLSTSAGARNLSTLTLCFGYQMVNLNINLLHLHTMCSSLPVSVVHVMFLLQIWVQPEPPKQRIAIFRNLTSVRLFGIFCECDLSWTLFILEAAPALHDLALSRHSCVKTPENSAEKTNVVWEPSKDLKHLNLKVLQIFGCEDEDKVTNYIRLVMERAVGLLIIRLYGENPCTYCDASNLERSKAQKAGRHRIKEQLTHGSSSSVEIIIC